In Humulus lupulus chromosome 7, drHumLupu1.1, whole genome shotgun sequence, the following are encoded in one genomic region:
- the LOC133788856 gene encoding structural maintenance of chromosomes protein 3 — MYIKQVIIEGFKSYKEQVATEPFSPRVNCVVGANGSGKTNFFHAIRFVLSDLYQNLRSEDRVALLHEGAGHQVATAFVEILFDNSDNRIPVDKEEVRLRRTINQKKDEYFLDGKHITKTEVMNLLESAGFSRSNPYYVVQQGKIASLTLMKDSERLDLLKEIGGTRVYEERRRESLKIMQETGNKRKQIIQVVQYLDERLKELDEEKEELRKYQQLDKQRKSLEYTIYDKELHDARQKLAEVEEARTKVSETSTKMYNSVLDAHEKSKDLDKAMKDLTKEVNALSKEKEAAEIRRTEAIKKQTEVELDVKDLEEKMSGNTRAKEDAARQLQILQNEIKDSMNELEEISPLYDNQVLKEKEITKGIMEREKQLSILYQKQGRATQFSNKAARDKWLQKEIKDLNIVLTSNLNQEKKLQDEIHRLSSELKEQDVYIEGRRTEIANLESLISQSRQGFNHQKSLRDKLQDERKSLWGKETALSAEIDKLRTEVEKAEKNLDHATPGEVRRGLNSVRRICREYKIPDVYGPIIELLHCDERFFTAVEVTAGNSLFHVVVENDDISTQIIKHLNSLKGGRVTFIPLNRVKPPHINYPKSSDVIPLVHKLEYAEKYENAFKQVFSRTVICRDLDVATKVARNDGLDCITLEGDQVSKKGGMTGGFYDHRRSKLKFMNIVMQNTKSINTKEEELEKVRIKLQEIDQKITELVTEQQKIDAKRTHDKSELEQLKQDIANANKKKQLVSKALGKKEKSLADVRAQIDQLRASMAMKEAEMGTELIDHLTPEERVLLSRLNPEIADLKEQLIKCKTDRIETETRKSELETNLTTNLKRRKQELEVIISSAETDNLHGEVEIKRQELYDARLSVQDATVQLKRVSESIDDGTKQLKKIKDEKTKLKNLEDNYERTLQDEAKELEQLLSKRNMFLAKQEEFSRKIRELGPLSSDAFETYKRRSIKELNKMLHRCTEQLQQFSHVNKKALDQYVNFTEQREELQKRQAELEAGEEKIRELISVLDQRKDESIERTFKGVARHFREVFSELVQGGHGHLVMMKKKDGDHGDDDDEDGPREADVEGRVEKYIGVKVKVSFTGQGETQSMKQLSGGQKTVVALTLIFAIQRCDPAPFYLFDEIDAALDPQYRTAVGNMIRRLADMASTQFITTTFRPELVKVSDKIYGVTHKSRVSNVSVITKDQALDFIEHDQSHNVD, encoded by the exons atgtatatAAAGCAG GTGATAATTGAAGGATTTAAGAGCTACAAGGAACAAGTTGCTACTGAGCCTTTTAGTCCGAGGGTCAATTGTGTTG TTGGTGCTAATGGCTCTGGCAAGACGAACTTTTTCCATG caATTCGTTTTGTACTAAGTGACCTCTACCAGAACCTCCGCAGTGAAGATAGGGTTGCACTACTTCAT GAAGGTGCAGGCCATCAAGTTGCAACTGCATTTGTTGAGATCTTGTTTGACAATTCGGACAATCGTATTCCG GTTGATAAGGAAGAAGTGCGCTTGCGTAGAACAattaatcaaaagaaagatgaaTATTTCTTGGATGGAAAGCACATCAC TAAAACAGAAGTTATGAATTTACTGGAAAGTGCTGGGTTTTCTCGATCCAATCCTTACTATGTTGTGCAACAAGGAAAG ATAGCATCATTAACTTTGATGAAAGACTCTGAGAGGTTGGATTTACTCAAAGAAATTGGTGGCACTCGAGTGTATGAGGAAAGGCGTCGAGAAAGTTTAAAAATTATGCAAGAAACTG GTAATAAAAGAAAGCAGATAATTCAAGTTGTTCAGTACTTAGATGAGAGATTAAAGGAATTAGATGAGGAGAAAGAGGAATTAAGGAAATATCAGCAACTTGACAAGCAACGTAAATCTCTGGAATACACTATTTATGACAAGGAACTTCATGATGCTCGGCAAAAGTTGGCAGAG GTAGAAGAGGCACGAACAAAGGTTTCTGAAACATCTACAAAAATGTATAATAGTGTGCTGGATGCCCATGAAAAATCGAAAGACTTGGACAAGGCAATGAAAGATTTAACAAAAGAAGTTAATGCTTTAAGCAAGGAGAAAGAAGCAGCAGAAATCCGAAGAACAGAAGCAATAAAGAAGCAGACAGAGGTTGAGCTTGATGTGAAGGATCTTGAGGAGAAGATGTCTGGAAATACTCGAGCCAAA GAAGATGCAGCGAGGCAACTTCAAATTCTGCAAAATGAAATTAAGGACTCGATGAATGAGCTTGAAGAAATAAGTCCTTTGTATGATAATCAAGTCCTGAAGGAAAAGGAGATAACAAAAGG AATAATGGAGCGTGAGAAGCAACTTAGCATCCTTTATCAAAAGCAAGGTCGTGCCACCCAATTTTCAAATAAAGCTGCTCGTGACAAATGGCTTCAAAAGGAAATTAAGGATCTTAATATTGTTCTGACTTCAAACCTGAATCAA GAGAAAAAGCTTCAGGATGAGATTCATCGTCTTAGCTCCGAGTTGAAAGAGCAGGATGTCTACATTGAGGGTCGCAGAACTGAAATTGCTAACCTGGAGTCCCTTATTTCTCAGTCTCGTCAAGGTTTCAATCATCAAAAATCACTGAGAGACAAGTTGCAGGATGAGCGGAA gtCCTTGTGGGGAAAAGAAACTGCACTTTCTGCTGAAATTGATAAGCTGAGAACAGAGGTTGAGAAGGCAGAAAAGAACCTTGATCATGCAACTCCTGGG GAAGTCAGAAGAGGGCTAAATTCTGTTAGAAGGATCTGCAGAGAGTATAAAATTCCTGATGTATATGGTCCAATTATAGAGCTCCTTCATTGCGATGAAAGATTTTTCACTGCTGTTGAAGTTACTGCAGGAAACAG CTTATTCCACGTGGTGGTTGAAAATGATGATATATCAACGCAGATAATTAAGCACCTGAATTCATTAAAAGGTGGACGAGTTACTTTCATACCGCTGAACAGGGTGAAACCACCACATATTAATTATCCAAAGAGTTCTGATGTGATACCACTTGTACATAAGTTGGAGTATGCTGAAAAATATGAAAATGCTTTTAAACAG GTATTTTCTAGAACAGTGATTTGTCGAGATCTGGATGTGGCCACAAAGGTTGCTCGTAATGATGGGCTAGACTGTATAACTTTGGAAG GTGATCAAGTGAGCAAGAAAGGTGGTATGACTGGTGGATTTTATGATCATCGGCGATCGAAATTGAAGTTTATGAATATTGTCATGCAGAACACGAAATCTATAAACACAAAGGAAGAAGAATTGGAAAAAGTCAGAATTAAGCTTCAAGA GATAGACCAGAAAATTACAGAACTTGTAACTGAGCAGCAGAAAATTGATGCAAAGCGGACTCATGATAAGTCCGAGTTAGAACAGCTTAAGCAGGACATTGCAAATGCTAATAAGAAGAAACAACTAGTCTCTAAAGCTCTGGGTAAAAAG GAGAAGTCACTTGCAGATGTACGGGCTCAAATTGATCAGCTTAGAGCCAGTATGGCCATGAAAGAGGCTGAGATGGGCACAGAGCTCATTGACCACTTAACCCCAGAGGAAAGGGTTCTTCTTTCCAGATTGAACCCTGAAATTGCAGATCTCAAAGAACAGCTAATTAAATGCAAGACAGACCGTATTGAG ACTGAAACAAGAAAATCTGAGCTTGAGACTAATTTAACAACCAACCTCAAGAGGCGAAAGCAAGAATTGGAGGTCATAATATCTTCTGCAGAAACTGACAATTTGCATGGAGAGGTTGAAATTAAGAGGCAAGAGCTTTATGATGCTAGATTATCGGTTCAGGATGCAACAGTACAACTTAAAA GAGTATCTGAAAGTATAGATGATGGAACAAAGCAACTTAAGAAGATTAAAGATGAAAAGACCAAGTTAAAG aATTTAGAAGACAACTACGAGAGGACACTTCAGGATGAAGCTAAAGAGTTAGAACAGCTGTTAAGTAAAAGAAACATGTTCCTTGCTAAACAAGAAGAGTTCTCAAGAAAAATCAGGGAGCTGGGTCCATTGTCATCAGATGCATTTGAAAC GTATAAGCGGAGGAGCATTAAAGAATTGAATAAAATGTTGCATAGGTGCACTGAGCAATTGCAGCAATTCAGCCATGTCAACAAAAAGGCACTTGATCAGTATGTAAATTTCACAGAACAACGAGAAGAACTCCAGAAAAGGCAAGCTGAACTGGAGGCAGGCGAAGAG AAAATTAGAGAGCTTATATCTGTTTTAGATCAGAGAAAGGATGAGTCAATAGAACGCACTTTCAAAGGTGTTGCCAGGCACTTCCGAGAAGTTTTCTCTGAACTAGTACAAGGTGGGCATGGTCACCTAGTCATGATGAAGAAAAAG GATGGTGAccatggtgatgatgatgatgaagatggGCCTCGTGAAGCAGATGTGGAGGGTAGGGTTGAGAAATACATTGGTGTAAAAGTGAAG GTTTCTTTTACCGGGCAAGGAGAGACTCAGTCCATGAAGCAACTATCTGGGGGTCAGAAAACTGTTGTTGCTCTTACACTTATCTTTGCCATCCAGCGATGTGATCCAGCTCCATTCTATCTTTTTGATGAGATAGATGCGGCTCTGGATCCTCAGTACAGAACTGCTGTAGGAA ATATGATTCGTCGCCTGGCAGACATGGCGAGTACTCAATTCATAACCACAACCTTCCGGCCGGAGCTTGTCAAAGTTTCAGACAAGATATATGGGGTCACACATAAAAGCAGGGTGAGCAATGTAAGTGTTATCACCAAAGATCAGGCACTGGACTTTATCGAGCATGACCAGTCTCACAACGTTGACTAA